A DNA window from Pungitius pungitius chromosome 1, fPunPun2.1, whole genome shotgun sequence contains the following coding sequences:
- the LOC119222113 gene encoding oxysterol-binding protein-related protein 2-like isoform X2: protein MPVVFNEPLSFLQRISEYMEHTHLIHKACSLSDSIERMQVVAAFAVSAVASQWERTGKPFNPLLGETYELTREDEGYRLISEQVSHHPPVSAFHVQSLKQEFEFHGSIYPKLKFWGKSVEAEPKGTMTLELLKHKEVYTWTNPMCCVHNIILGKLWIEQYGTVEIVNHSTRDKCVLNFKPCGMFGKELHKVEGHIQDKSKKKHKVIYGKWTECMYSVDPKVYDAFKKAEKKTGADSKKPKQERGCESEEADEMPEAQETVTVIPGSALLWRITPRPANSAQMYNFTSFAMTLNELEPDMERLLPPTDCRLRPDIRAMENGDTDLSSTEKERLEDKQRASRRERSEEEEEWSTRWFQLGANPHTGAEDWLYTGGYFDRNYTDCPNIY from the exons ATGCCAGTTGTGTTTAACGAGCCGCTGAGCTTCCTTCAGAGAATCTCGGAGTACATGGAGCACACTCACCTCATCCACAAAGCCTGCAGTTTGTCTGACTCAATAGAACGAATGCAG GTCGTTGCCGCGTTTGCTGTTTCGGCCGTAGCATCTCAATGGGAAAGGACTGGAAAGCCATTTAATCCTTTACTCGGGGAGACATATGAACTCACAAG agagGACGAGGGCTACAGATTGATTTCGGAGCAGGTGAGCCACCACCCCCCTGTCAGTGCCTTCCATGTCCAGTCCCTGAAGCAAGAGTTTGAATTTCACGGCTCCATTTACCCAAAACTCAAGTTCTGGGGCAAAAGTGTGGAGGCCGAGCCCAAAGGCACCATGACGCTGGAGCTACTGAA GCATAAAGAAGTGTACACATGGACAAACCCGATGTGTTGTGTGCATAACATCATACTGGGAAAACTCTGGATTGAACAATATGGAACAGTGGAGATAGTCAACCACAG CACTAGGGATAAGTGTGTGTTGAACTTCAAACCGTGTGGAATGTTTGGGAAAGAGCTGCACAAAGTCGAGGGTCATATCCAAGACAAAAG TAAGAAGAAGCACAAAGTGATTTATGGAAAGTGGACAGAGTGCATGTACAGCGTGGACCCCAAGGTTTACGACGCATTCAAGAAGGCGGAAAAGAAGACCGGCGCAGACTCAAAAAAGCCCAAACAG GAACGTGGTTGTGAATCTGAGGAGGCGGATGAGATGCCAGAAGCTCAAGAGACTGTGACCGTGATCCCAGGAAGTGCCTTACTGTGGAGGATAACGCCGCGGCCGGCTAACTCAGCACAG ATGTATAACTTCACCAGCTTTGCCATGACACTAAACGAACTGGAGCCAGACATGGAGAGACTTCTGCCCCCCACAGACTGCCGGCTAAGGCCCGATATCAGAGCCATGGAGAACGGAGACACGG ACTTATCGAGTACAGAGAAAGAGCGTTTAGAGGACAAACAGCGGGCCTCACGCAGGGAAcgctccgaggaggaggaggagtggtcAACGAG GTGGTTTCAGCTGGGAGCAAACCCTCATACTGGAGCTGAGGATTGGCTATACACAGGCGGCTATTTTGACAGGAATTACACTGACTGTCCCAACATTTATTGA
- the LOC119222113 gene encoding oxysterol-binding protein-related protein 2-like isoform X1, with protein sequence MNSEDEFYDAETGLESDDSLEVSFKDALVTEGSAKQENGVWKRRKTLPAEMISRNNFSVWSILKKCIGMELSKIAMPVVFNEPLSFLQRISEYMEHTHLIHKACSLSDSIERMQVVAAFAVSAVASQWERTGKPFNPLLGETYELTREDEGYRLISEQVSHHPPVSAFHVQSLKQEFEFHGSIYPKLKFWGKSVEAEPKGTMTLELLKHKEVYTWTNPMCCVHNIILGKLWIEQYGTVEIVNHSTRDKCVLNFKPCGMFGKELHKVEGHIQDKSKKKHKVIYGKWTECMYSVDPKVYDAFKKAEKKTGADSKKPKQERGCESEEADEMPEAQETVTVIPGSALLWRITPRPANSAQMYNFTSFAMTLNELEPDMERLLPPTDCRLRPDIRAMENGDTDLSSTEKERLEDKQRASRRERSEEEEEWSTRWFQLGANPHTGAEDWLYTGGYFDRNYTDCPNIY encoded by the exons ATGAACAGCGAGGACGAGTTTTACGACgcggagacag GGCTGGAGTCCGACGACTCCCTCGAGGTCAGCTTTAAAGACGCGCTGGTGACAGAGGGCAGCGCCAAACAGGAGAATGGAGTCTGGAAGCGCAG GAAAACCCTGCCTGCTGAAATGATCTCCAGAAACAATTTCAGTGTGTGGAGTATACTGAAGAAATGCATTGGCATG GAGCTGTCTAAAATAGCGATGCCAGTTGTGTTTAACGAGCCGCTGAGCTTCCTTCAGAGAATCTCGGAGTACATGGAGCACACTCACCTCATCCACAAAGCCTGCAGTTTGTCTGACTCAATAGAACGAATGCAG GTCGTTGCCGCGTTTGCTGTTTCGGCCGTAGCATCTCAATGGGAAAGGACTGGAAAGCCATTTAATCCTTTACTCGGGGAGACATATGAACTCACAAG agagGACGAGGGCTACAGATTGATTTCGGAGCAGGTGAGCCACCACCCCCCTGTCAGTGCCTTCCATGTCCAGTCCCTGAAGCAAGAGTTTGAATTTCACGGCTCCATTTACCCAAAACTCAAGTTCTGGGGCAAAAGTGTGGAGGCCGAGCCCAAAGGCACCATGACGCTGGAGCTACTGAA GCATAAAGAAGTGTACACATGGACAAACCCGATGTGTTGTGTGCATAACATCATACTGGGAAAACTCTGGATTGAACAATATGGAACAGTGGAGATAGTCAACCACAG CACTAGGGATAAGTGTGTGTTGAACTTCAAACCGTGTGGAATGTTTGGGAAAGAGCTGCACAAAGTCGAGGGTCATATCCAAGACAAAAG TAAGAAGAAGCACAAAGTGATTTATGGAAAGTGGACAGAGTGCATGTACAGCGTGGACCCCAAGGTTTACGACGCATTCAAGAAGGCGGAAAAGAAGACCGGCGCAGACTCAAAAAAGCCCAAACAG GAACGTGGTTGTGAATCTGAGGAGGCGGATGAGATGCCAGAAGCTCAAGAGACTGTGACCGTGATCCCAGGAAGTGCCTTACTGTGGAGGATAACGCCGCGGCCGGCTAACTCAGCACAG ATGTATAACTTCACCAGCTTTGCCATGACACTAAACGAACTGGAGCCAGACATGGAGAGACTTCTGCCCCCCACAGACTGCCGGCTAAGGCCCGATATCAGAGCCATGGAGAACGGAGACACGG ACTTATCGAGTACAGAGAAAGAGCGTTTAGAGGACAAACAGCGGGCCTCACGCAGGGAAcgctccgaggaggaggaggagtggtcAACGAG GTGGTTTCAGCTGGGAGCAAACCCTCATACTGGAGCTGAGGATTGGCTATACACAGGCGGCTATTTTGACAGGAATTACACTGACTGTCCCAACATTTATTGA